A portion of the Candidatus Poseidoniia archaeon genome contains these proteins:
- a CDS encoding DUF1743 domain-containing protein, with protein sequence MLHVGIDDTDSLNGGCTTWVALRVIEELLPDYDLIGPPRLVRLNPNVPWKTRGNGAVALAFGRGAGEPTRIGELPGGTLIAHADAAPAALDAEALLERVLAVVRTEARRSAQPGVIVTAARPSEKMYWQGVRSIVREDELREALEGTAHAGLNGGRGLAGAACALAWSPRSGASCSWELLGYRERSRWGSPREISAESVAAVAAVEGAFGCRDPDGSPAMVPHSPCPVLWGLRGLEPAPLTAGCVTLGLEQPERWLLWQTNQATDDHYGDTLPAGGEASVRLSGTVSGPPQSRRGGHRFFGFAHEGGELECAAFEPSGDFRQVVDRLAPGDELEVCGSVEAGVLKLEKLRVVALAPRQHKPPNPACPECGARTHSAGRGAGYRCRPCGTRVPAPAPEPLAAALEPGWYDPPASARRHLVRPARLMAVTKNSRRPIFKMEMA encoded by the coding sequence ATGCTCCACGTCGGCATCGACGACACCGACTCGCTCAACGGCGGCTGCACTACGTGGGTCGCCTTGCGGGTTATCGAGGAATTGCTGCCCGACTACGACCTGATTGGGCCACCGCGACTGGTGCGGCTCAACCCCAACGTCCCGTGGAAGACGCGCGGCAACGGCGCCGTCGCGCTCGCGTTCGGCCGCGGCGCGGGGGAGCCGACACGAATCGGCGAGCTTCCCGGCGGGACGCTAATCGCGCACGCCGACGCGGCACCGGCCGCGCTGGACGCCGAGGCGCTGCTCGAGCGCGTGCTCGCCGTCGTGCGCACCGAGGCGCGGCGCTCGGCGCAGCCGGGGGTCATCGTCACCGCAGCGCGGCCATCGGAGAAGATGTACTGGCAGGGCGTGCGCTCCATCGTGCGCGAAGACGAGCTGCGCGAGGCGCTCGAAGGCACGGCGCACGCCGGGCTTAACGGCGGCCGCGGGCTCGCGGGCGCCGCCTGCGCGCTGGCGTGGTCGCCCCGCAGCGGCGCCAGTTGTAGCTGGGAGCTGCTCGGCTACCGCGAGCGCAGCCGCTGGGGTTCGCCGCGAGAAATCTCGGCGGAATCGGTCGCCGCCGTCGCCGCGGTCGAAGGGGCGTTCGGCTGCCGCGACCCCGACGGGAGCCCGGCGATGGTGCCGCACTCGCCCTGCCCCGTTCTCTGGGGCTTGCGCGGGCTCGAGCCCGCACCGCTCACCGCTGGCTGCGTCACGCTCGGCCTCGAGCAGCCCGAGCGCTGGTTGCTGTGGCAGACCAATCAGGCCACTGACGACCACTACGGCGACACGCTGCCGGCCGGAGGCGAGGCGAGCGTGCGGCTCAGCGGCACCGTCAGCGGGCCGCCGCAGTCGCGCCGCGGCGGCCACCGATTCTTCGGCTTCGCGCACGAAGGCGGCGAACTGGAGTGCGCCGCCTTCGAGCCGTCGGGCGATTTCCGGCAGGTCGTTGACCGGCTTGCTCCGGGCGACGAACTTGAGGTGTGCGGCAGCGTCGAGGCGGGGGTGCTGAAGCTGGAGAAGCTGCGCGTCGTCGCGCTCGCGCCCCGGCAGCACAAGCCGCCCAACCCCGCCTGCCCCGAGTGCGGCGCGCGCACCCACTCGGCCGGCCGCGGCGCGGGCTACCGCTGCCGCCCTTGCGGTACCCGGGTACCGGCACCGGCGCCGGAACCGCTCGCGGCCGCGCTGGAGCCGGGCTGGTATGACCCGCCCGCGTCGGCACGACGGCACCTGGTACGGCCGGCACGGCTGATGGCGGTAACAAAAAATTCTCGACGACCAATATTTAAAATGGAGATGGCATGA
- a CDS encoding enoyl-CoA hydratase/isomerase family protein codes for MGEKVIVMREGHIGRVTVNRPDQLNAMNAAVRAAIAAAFEKFGADPEVRAIILAGAGEKSFIAGADLGEFAASGELDPERMRDEWRMTDVAANCPTPIIAMVDGFCLGGGMELAMACDLRVASDRSRFGQPEINLGILPGAGGTQRLPRLAGEGRALELMLTGRMIPAEEAERYGIVNFTWPAEELEARTVELAEQIASKPAFAAERIKRATRSGLPLAEGLRNEQELFTECFNSPDGKEGVAAFLEKRKPRFNR; via the coding sequence ATGGGCGAAAAGGTCATAGTCATGCGCGAAGGGCATATCGGTCGCGTCACGGTCAACCGGCCCGACCAGCTCAACGCGATGAACGCGGCGGTGCGGGCGGCAATCGCCGCTGCCTTCGAGAAGTTCGGCGCCGACCCTGAAGTGCGCGCGATTATCCTCGCCGGCGCGGGCGAGAAATCGTTCATCGCCGGCGCTGACCTCGGCGAGTTTGCCGCCAGCGGCGAGCTCGACCCGGAGCGGATGCGCGACGAGTGGCGCATGACCGACGTCGCCGCCAATTGCCCGACGCCGATTATCGCGATGGTTGACGGCTTCTGCCTCGGCGGCGGGATGGAGCTGGCGATGGCGTGCGACCTGCGGGTGGCGAGCGACCGCTCGCGCTTCGGGCAGCCGGAAATCAACCTCGGCATCCTCCCCGGTGCGGGCGGCACCCAGCGGTTGCCGCGGCTCGCCGGCGAAGGACGCGCGCTGGAGCTGATGCTCACCGGCCGCATGATTCCGGCCGAGGAAGCGGAGCGCTACGGCATCGTCAATTTCACCTGGCCGGCGGAGGAACTCGAGGCGCGGACGGTCGAACTGGCGGAACAGATTGCGTCGAAACCGGCGTTCGCCGCCGAGCGAATCAAGCGCGCAACGCGCAGTGGGCTGCCACTAGCGGAGGGGCTGCGGAACGAGCAGGAGCTATTCACCGAGTGCTTCAACTCCCCCGACGGGAAAGAGGGCGTCGCCGCCTTCCTCGAGAAGCGCAAGCCGCGCTTCAACCGCTGA
- a CDS encoding dCMP deaminase family protein, whose translation MADWDGRFLGLAAHIAGWSKDPSTQVGCVIVGPDREVRSTGFNGLPRGIADTRERLDDRELKYPLICHAEENAIMHAARIGISLKGCTVYVTWPPCTRCARSLIQAGVSEAVYPASAEVPERWANDFALASDMLAEAGVTLRGA comes from the coding sequence ATGGCTGACTGGGACGGACGTTTCCTCGGGCTGGCGGCGCACATCGCCGGCTGGAGCAAGGACCCCTCGACACAAGTGGGGTGCGTTATCGTCGGCCCCGACCGCGAGGTGCGCAGCACCGGTTTCAACGGGCTGCCGCGCGGCATCGCCGATACCCGCGAACGGCTGGATGACCGCGAGCTGAAATATCCGCTAATCTGCCACGCCGAGGAGAACGCCATCATGCACGCGGCGCGCATCGGCATCTCGCTCAAGGGGTGCACCGTCTACGTCACGTGGCCACCCTGCACCCGCTGCGCGCGGTCGCTGATACAGGCGGGCGTCAGCGAAGCAGTCTATCCCGCCAGCGCCGAAGTGCCCGAGCGCTGGGCCAATGACTTTGCGCTCGCCAGCGATATGCTGGCCGAGGCGGGCGTCACGTTGCGTGGCGCTTAA
- the nth gene encoding endonuclease III, giving the protein MAKPHGRESLAKRAVRARTVLAGLRREYPQAECALLHRDPLQLLVATILSAQCTDERVNLVTPPLFRKYPDVAAFAAADFTELGEVIHSTGFFNAKARHIIGACKGIIERHAGEVPRTLDALVALPGVGRKTASVVLGVAWDVAEGVVVDTHVHRLTRRLGLSRGNSPEAVERDLMTLLPHREWIEWSDRLIWHGRRVCDARRPRCSGCFAEGICPQVGVTRRAQV; this is encoded by the coding sequence GTGGCAAAACCGCACGGCCGCGAGTCGCTGGCAAAGCGCGCGGTGCGGGCGCGAACCGTGCTGGCGGGGTTGCGGCGCGAATACCCGCAGGCGGAGTGTGCGCTGCTCCACCGCGACCCGCTGCAGCTGCTGGTCGCCACTATCCTCTCCGCGCAATGCACCGACGAGCGGGTGAACCTGGTCACGCCGCCACTGTTCCGCAAGTATCCCGATGTGGCGGCGTTCGCCGCCGCCGACTTCACGGAGCTGGGCGAGGTCATCCACTCGACCGGCTTCTTCAACGCCAAGGCGCGGCATATCATCGGCGCCTGCAAGGGCATCATCGAGCGCCACGCCGGCGAAGTGCCGCGCACACTTGACGCGCTGGTGGCGCTGCCGGGCGTCGGGCGCAAGACCGCGTCGGTCGTGCTGGGCGTCGCGTGGGACGTAGCCGAGGGCGTCGTCGTGGACACGCACGTCCACAGACTGACGCGGCGGCTGGGTCTGTCGCGCGGCAACAGCCCGGAAGCGGTCGAGCGCGACCTGATGACGCTGCTGCCGCACAGGGAGTGGATTGAGTGGTCGGACCGGCTCATCTGGCACGGCCGGCGGGTCTGCGACGCACGCCGGCCGCGCTGCTCGGGCTGCTTCGCCGAGGGCATCTGCCCGCAGGTCGGCGTGACGCGCCGGGCACAGGTATAA
- a CDS encoding PH domain-containing protein, giving the protein MARFTLMRNEEMKLKVQPHPLSFLHLYFVFLLLLVWGFVIHRFFSQDWFSQVPFYGFLNAIPGVNEVVAAAIIWSLALLAIGFAARYLFLENGGRDIFRLYGGLALFGIGAMVLHFWKIGEADGDTMEFGTWFIPLLTLLVGGGGMVIVNQYRRSFTYYLTDIRIAMHQDFLGLSKNERQVRYNHIEDIKLSQSLFGRIFGFGTVVPVTGSGLGTGTDEALMIAAVGGEAKGFAAGLAGGSRRSARRATADPRDSLYGVPDPGRVRDLITQNIQDDTGVEHLKRIEELLGKD; this is encoded by the coding sequence ATGGCCCGCTTCACCCTGATGCGCAACGAGGAGATGAAACTCAAGGTGCAGCCACACCCGCTCTCGTTCCTGCACCTCTATTTCGTCTTCCTGCTGTTGCTGGTGTGGGGCTTCGTCATCCACCGCTTCTTCAGCCAGGACTGGTTCAGCCAGGTGCCGTTCTACGGCTTCCTCAACGCCATCCCCGGCGTCAACGAAGTCGTCGCCGCGGCCATCATCTGGTCGCTGGCGCTGCTGGCTATCGGCTTCGCGGCGCGCTACCTCTTCCTCGAGAACGGCGGCCGCGACATTTTCCGGCTTTACGGCGGGCTGGCACTGTTCGGCATCGGGGCGATGGTGCTGCACTTCTGGAAAATCGGCGAGGCCGACGGCGACACGATGGAGTTCGGCACATGGTTCATCCCGCTGCTGACGCTGCTGGTCGGCGGAGGCGGGATGGTGATTGTCAACCAGTATCGCCGCAGCTTCACTTACTACCTGACCGACATCCGCATCGCGATGCACCAGGATTTCCTCGGATTGAGCAAGAACGAGCGGCAGGTGCGCTACAACCATATCGAGGACATCAAGCTCTCGCAGAGCCTGTTTGGCCGTATCTTCGGCTTCGGCACCGTCGTGCCGGTGACCGGCTCCGGGCTGGGAACCGGGACGGACGAGGCGCTCATGATTGCCGCAGTGGGCGGCGAAGCGAAAGGCTTCGCCGCCGGGCTGGCTGGCGGCAGCCGCCGCTCAGCGCGCCGCGCGACCGCTGACCCGCGCGACTCACTCTACGGCGTCCCCGACCCGGGACGCGTGCGCGACCTGATTACGCAGAACATCCAGGACGATACCGGCGTCGAGCACCTGAAGCGCATCGAGGAACTGCTCGGGAAGGATTAA
- a CDS encoding 4Fe-4S binding protein encodes MAGIDRQYLSAWKQAATHDGDSEPVQIWTEDGSYGGLDSGKLGIWGTVVGVDFDMCIADGACIDACPVDVYEWLETPGHAASDRKAFMVREPDCIVCRACEEACPVDAVLITAPGDVEAAIAGADTASAPAVAEAAVTESEAPAEAAVAAEPTNAALAWEPKSDGWLQRVKASLVDADLPDTGLAKAKPLFKELRKERLDSLTRGKEFMALVHNEKCIGCTQCVYFCNFASIDMIGWELETRTGAFESKKALIVEDTCTGCTLCVFACPVEAITMEARA; translated from the coding sequence ATGGCTGGCATCGACCGACAATACCTTTCCGCCTGGAAGCAGGCCGCGACGCACGACGGCGACAGCGAGCCGGTGCAAATCTGGACGGAGGATGGCAGCTACGGCGGCCTCGACTCGGGCAAGCTGGGAATCTGGGGCACCGTCGTCGGCGTCGATTTCGACATGTGCATCGCCGACGGGGCGTGCATCGACGCCTGCCCGGTCGACGTCTACGAGTGGCTCGAGACGCCGGGCCACGCCGCGTCGGACAGGAAGGCATTCATGGTGCGCGAGCCGGACTGCATCGTCTGTCGTGCCTGTGAGGAAGCGTGCCCAGTTGATGCGGTACTCATCACTGCTCCGGGCGACGTCGAGGCTGCGATAGCGGGCGCGGACACCGCATCCGCCCCGGCCGTTGCGGAAGCGGCCGTCACTGAGAGCGAAGCCCCGGCCGAAGCCGCCGTAGCGGCCGAACCGACGAACGCGGCGCTGGCGTGGGAGCCGAAGTCCGACGGCTGGCTACAGCGCGTGAAGGCGTCGCTGGTGGACGCCGACCTGCCCGATACCGGACTGGCGAAGGCGAAGCCGCTCTTCAAGGAGCTGCGCAAGGAAAGGCTCGATTCACTTACGCGCGGCAAGGAGTTCATGGCGCTGGTGCACAACGAGAAGTGCATCGGCTGCACGCAGTGCGTCTACTTCTGCAACTTCGCATCTATTGACATGATTGGATGGGAGCTAGAGACTCGCACCGGCGCGTTCGAATCGAAAAAGGCACTGATTGTCGAGGATACCTGCACCGGCTGCACCCTCTGCGTCTTTGCCTGCCCCGTCGAAGCAATCACGATGGAAGCGCGGGCGTGA
- a CDS encoding DUF2240 family protein: MAKLELVAAAFRSRGAEKLRREELVQELAFSLHLMSPTAAADAIEAALASGLLAEAGEQLRLVAEGDAPAEAEAPEAAAEEPEPAAATPPTQAAPDLFHRVVAAVAEATGESQREVIRKVNRGQKAHYGIRPATEALLLAADAGVDVAPFLDEARQGLARD; this comes from the coding sequence TTGGCTAAGCTCGAGCTGGTCGCCGCCGCCTTCCGCTCCCGCGGCGCCGAAAAGCTGCGCCGCGAAGAGCTGGTGCAGGAGCTGGCGTTCTCGCTGCACCTGATGTCGCCCACCGCTGCCGCCGACGCTATCGAGGCGGCGCTCGCGAGCGGGCTGCTGGCGGAGGCGGGCGAACAGCTGCGGCTCGTCGCGGAGGGCGACGCGCCGGCCGAGGCGGAGGCACCCGAGGCCGCTGCCGAAGAGCCGGAGCCCGCCGCTGCAACACCGCCCACCCAAGCGGCGCCCGACCTGTTCCATCGCGTCGTCGCCGCGGTCGCGGAGGCGACCGGCGAATCGCAGCGCGAGGTCATCCGCAAGGTGAATCGGGGGCAGAAAGCGCATTACGGCATTCGCCCCGCGACCGAGGCGCTGTTGCTGGCGGCCGACGCGGGCGTCGACGTCGCGCCGTTCCTGGACGAGGCGCGGCAGGGACTGGCGCGCGACTGA
- a CDS encoding DMT family transporter: MKERLPHLALGVAMVAISLSAIFIRWSESSPLVAAAHRQAFATLLFLPPLLWNRAAGLRRLTRRELASMAIIGLLLGAHFGFFFAAVKATSVAAAVLLATCHPVFVAAVGAVLLGETLSRQAQRGMALALAGMLLLLGGDLLQDPGTLHGNALALASGLLAGAYYLGGRSLRQTVGLADYALVVYTFSALALWSAVFAAGDAWQGLPQREYLLFGLMALVPTLLGHTLQNWALGYLPAFVVTVTLLAEPVGSGLLALAIFGEQPGWPELLGGAAVLAGIWAVATPPKLSAA, from the coding sequence ATGAAGGAGCGGCTGCCGCATCTCGCGCTGGGGGTCGCGATGGTCGCGATTTCGCTCTCGGCCATCTTCATCCGCTGGAGCGAGAGCAGCCCGCTGGTCGCCGCCGCCCACCGGCAGGCGTTCGCGACGCTGTTGTTCCTGCCGCCGCTGCTCTGGAATCGCGCTGCCGGGCTGCGCCGGCTGACGCGCCGCGAGCTGGCGAGCATGGCCATTATCGGCCTGTTGCTCGGCGCGCACTTCGGCTTTTTCTTCGCCGCGGTGAAGGCGACTTCGGTCGCCGCGGCGGTACTACTGGCGACCTGCCATCCCGTTTTCGTCGCTGCTGTCGGGGCAGTCCTCCTCGGCGAGACGCTCTCGCGGCAGGCGCAGCGCGGAATGGCGCTGGCGCTGGCCGGGATGCTGCTGTTGCTCGGCGGCGACCTGCTGCAGGACCCCGGGACGCTGCACGGCAACGCGCTGGCGCTGGCCTCGGGGCTACTCGCCGGTGCCTACTACCTTGGCGGCCGCTCGCTGCGGCAGACGGTCGGGCTGGCCGACTACGCACTCGTGGTCTACACCTTCAGTGCACTGGCGCTCTGGAGCGCGGTCTTCGCCGCCGGGGATGCGTGGCAGGGATTGCCGCAGCGCGAATACCTGCTCTTCGGGCTGATGGCGCTGGTGCCGACGCTCCTCGGGCATACGCTGCAGAACTGGGCGCTCGGTTACCTGCCGGCGTTCGTCGTGACCGTGACGCTGCTGGCGGAGCCGGTCGGCTCCGGGCTGCTGGCGCTCGCCATCTTTGGGGAGCAGCCCGGCTGGCCCGAACTGCTGGGCGGCGCGGCGGTGCTGGCAGGCATCTGGGCGGTCGCTACTCCCCCGAAATTATCTGCTGCTTGA
- a CDS encoding SHOCT domain-containing protein produces the protein MKNCGTCGAPVADAIEKCFKCGSPIKAAKDGPKLMRKFTKGKTVKRVSGKPLRKRPRKAVRKRKATAEEQQLKKLAGGDEGAVAARILRELIDEGAIGKAKAASAEKLVGKLGGSLPPSRPKPAPEPEPAAKPEPEPASEAADPKLARLKELGALRDSGVLTEAEFATLKQQIISGE, from the coding sequence ATGAAGAACTGCGGCACCTGCGGAGCCCCCGTTGCCGATGCGATCGAGAAGTGCTTCAAGTGCGGTTCGCCCATCAAGGCCGCGAAAGACGGCCCGAAGCTGATGCGCAAGTTCACGAAGGGGAAGACCGTGAAGCGCGTCAGCGGCAAGCCGCTCCGCAAGCGACCCCGCAAGGCGGTCCGCAAGCGCAAGGCGACCGCCGAGGAGCAGCAGCTGAAGAAGTTGGCCGGCGGCGACGAAGGGGCAGTCGCTGCACGCATCCTGCGGGAGCTAATCGACGAGGGGGCCATCGGCAAGGCGAAGGCCGCCTCGGCTGAGAAACTGGTTGGCAAACTGGGCGGCTCGCTACCGCCGTCGCGACCGAAGCCGGCGCCCGAGCCGGAACCGGCCGCGAAGCCCGAGCCAGAGCCCGCGTCGGAAGCGGCCGACCCGAAACTGGCGCGGCTGAAGGAGCTAGGCGCGCTGCGCGACTCGGGCGTCCTGACCGAGGCGGAGTTCGCGACGCTCAAGCAGCAGATAATTTCGGGGGAGTAG
- a CDS encoding nucleotidyltransferase domain-containing protein, whose amino-acid sequence MQELLERALATLVPSDAEQAAVATLCDSLLARARKAAPDGVEPRLVGSVAKGTWLPGADIDLFLCFPTGADLKVEGLALARAVLPDGAELYAQHPYLRGSVEGREVDAVPCFAISDPSQLASAVDRTVFHTAWVHKHLSDTQRDDVRLAKRFLAVAGAYGAAAAVGGFSGYLVEVLVHRAGDFPAFVEDVAGWRPPVALGTVPGAPEAEITLPDPVDPGRNVAAGVMRDGLARAVLAARRFLAVPTAEAFVLESGERKPLGCVTTVVLAHPGGVEETALPHIQRQGRKLVRALEPFGVLGSHCSLGDEGFIVLETATVELPERQLHRGPAAWDAGAFEFLERYPGAVLRDGRFWALKPPRHADIASAVQSLLPGARVVEGLADGAEPLPAA is encoded by the coding sequence ATGCAGGAGCTGCTGGAAAGGGCACTCGCCACGCTGGTCCCGTCTGACGCGGAGCAGGCTGCCGTCGCGACGCTCTGCGACTCGCTGCTGGCGCGCGCCCGCAAGGCGGCGCCGGACGGCGTCGAGCCGCGGCTGGTCGGCTCGGTCGCGAAGGGGACCTGGCTTCCCGGCGCCGACATCGACCTGTTTCTCTGCTTCCCCACCGGCGCGGACCTGAAGGTGGAAGGGCTGGCGCTGGCGCGCGCGGTGCTGCCCGACGGCGCGGAATTGTACGCGCAGCACCCCTACCTGCGCGGCTCCGTTGAGGGGCGGGAGGTCGACGCAGTGCCCTGCTTCGCCATCAGCGACCCGTCGCAGCTGGCGTCAGCGGTCGACCGCACGGTGTTCCACACCGCGTGGGTGCACAAGCATCTCAGCGACACGCAGCGCGACGACGTGCGGCTCGCGAAGCGCTTTCTGGCGGTCGCGGGCGCCTACGGGGCGGCGGCGGCTGTCGGTGGCTTTTCAGGTTATCTGGTCGAGGTGCTGGTGCATCGCGCCGGTGACTTCCCCGCCTTCGTGGAGGATGTCGCCGGCTGGCGGCCGCCGGTCGCGCTCGGCACAGTTCCCGGAGCGCCGGAAGCGGAAATCACGCTCCCCGACCCCGTCGACCCCGGCCGCAACGTCGCCGCCGGCGTGATGCGTGACGGGCTGGCGCGCGCGGTGCTGGCGGCACGGCGGTTCCTGGCGGTGCCGACTGCGGAGGCCTTCGTCCTCGAGAGTGGCGAGCGCAAACCACTCGGCTGCGTCACGACGGTTGTGCTGGCGCACCCCGGCGGGGTCGAGGAGACCGCGCTGCCGCACATCCAGCGGCAGGGGCGCAAGCTGGTGCGCGCGCTAGAGCCGTTCGGCGTGCTCGGCAGCCACTGCTCGCTCGGCGACGAGGGGTTCATCGTGCTGGAAACCGCGACGGTGGAGCTGCCCGAACGGCAGCTCCACCGCGGTCCAGCGGCGTGGGACGCGGGCGCGTTCGAGTTTCTCGAACGCTACCCCGGTGCGGTGCTGCGCGACGGCCGCTTCTGGGCGCTGAAACCGCCGCGCCATGCGGATATCGCCAGCGCGGTGCAATCGCTGCTGCCGGGGGCGCGCGTGGTGGAAGGGCTCGCCGACGGGGCGGAGCCGTTGCCGGCCGCCTGA
- a CDS encoding archease yields the protein MRRTFEHTADIGLAIEAESLDAAFGEAALALVEVITGSALPPAERQRAFTVEAKSREQLLVRFLSRLLVEFDGDGFLPGAAEVTLASGRLATTLHGAIWDAERDGYGVEVKAISYHDLLVAPGPPARLRVILDL from the coding sequence ATGCGCCGCACCTTCGAACACACTGCTGACATCGGCCTCGCCATAGAGGCGGAGTCGCTCGACGCGGCCTTCGGCGAGGCGGCGCTGGCGCTGGTCGAAGTCATAACCGGTAGCGCGCTGCCGCCTGCGGAGCGGCAGCGCGCTTTCACGGTCGAGGCAAAATCGCGCGAGCAGCTGCTGGTGCGCTTCCTGTCGCGGCTGCTGGTTGAGTTCGACGGCGACGGCTTCCTGCCGGGCGCGGCCGAGGTTACGCTCGCGTCGGGGCGGCTGGCGACGACGCTGCACGGCGCCATCTGGGACGCGGAGCGCGACGGCTACGGCGTCGAGGTGAAGGCGATTTCGTACCACGACCTGCTGGTCGCGCCGGGGCCGCCGGCGCGGCTGCGGGTGATTCTCGACCTGTAG